Proteins from one Halogeometricum sp. S1BR25-6 genomic window:
- a CDS encoding Rid family detoxifying hydrolase: MPDQTAISAAGAPQNDNPYSQGVLTDGLLFVSGFGPVDPETGAEVEGDVGAHTHRAMENVAAVVEEAGGSLDDLVKTTVYVADMDDYDAVNEAYAEHVGETPPARVCIEAARLPEDVRVEIDAVARVN, from the coding sequence ATGCCAGACCAGACCGCGATATCGGCCGCGGGCGCACCGCAGAACGACAACCCCTACTCGCAGGGCGTCCTCACCGACGGCCTCCTGTTCGTCTCCGGATTCGGTCCGGTCGACCCCGAGACCGGCGCGGAAGTCGAGGGCGACGTCGGAGCGCACACGCACCGCGCGATGGAGAACGTCGCCGCCGTCGTCGAAGAGGCCGGCGGGTCGCTGGATGACCTCGTGAAGACCACCGTCTACGTCGCCGACATGGACGATTACGACGCCGTCAACGAGGCGTACGCCGAACACGTCGGCGAGACGCCGCCCGCCCGGGTCTGCATCGAGGCCGCCCGCCTCCCCGAGGACGTGCGCGTCGAGATAGACGCCGTCGCGAGGGTGAACTGA
- a CDS encoding NAD-dependent succinate-semialdehyde dehydrogenase yields MALTTTDPTTEEDIETYEGHDDADLDRMLDASADRFASWRDRPITERQALVGSIADVLRENEDEYAELMTEEMGKPVSQARGEIQKCAWVCEFYAERAAEFLQDERVGVHPEARTKVSYEPLGPLVAVMPWNYPFWQVLRVAAPTLAAGNTMLLSHAPNVTGCAKAVERILDDAGFPEGVFQTLVVDTDAIHDAVADDRVAAATLTGSVRAGRAVAETAGNNLKPSVLELGGSDPFVVLDDAHLDRACEVAAQARVNNNGQACIAAKRFIVHEDVYEEFRDGLVREMESLTVGDPADEDTDVGPIARADLLDTLETQVRETVDAGATVLTGGEALDREGYFFEPTVLEEIPDDSPAACDELFGPVASLFRVESEEAAMELANDTDYGLGASVWTEDLERGERLAGEFEAGAAFVNELVQSHPKLPFGGVKNSGYGRELAADGIREFTNKKTVWVSPADGLDG; encoded by the coding sequence ATGGCGCTCACGACCACCGACCCGACGACGGAGGAGGACATCGAGACGTACGAGGGCCACGACGACGCCGACCTCGACCGCATGCTCGACGCGTCGGCCGACCGCTTCGCGTCGTGGCGCGACCGGCCCATCACCGAGCGACAGGCGCTCGTCGGGTCGATAGCCGACGTCCTCCGCGAGAACGAGGACGAGTACGCCGAACTGATGACCGAGGAGATGGGCAAACCCGTCTCGCAGGCGCGCGGGGAGATTCAAAAGTGCGCGTGGGTCTGCGAGTTCTACGCCGAACGGGCCGCGGAGTTCCTGCAGGACGAACGCGTCGGCGTCCACCCCGAGGCGCGGACGAAGGTGTCCTACGAACCCCTCGGCCCCCTCGTCGCCGTGATGCCGTGGAACTACCCGTTCTGGCAGGTGCTGCGGGTCGCCGCGCCGACGCTTGCGGCCGGCAACACCATGCTTCTCAGCCACGCGCCCAACGTCACCGGGTGTGCGAAGGCCGTCGAGCGGATTCTCGACGACGCCGGCTTCCCTGAGGGCGTCTTCCAGACCCTCGTCGTCGACACCGACGCGATACACGACGCCGTCGCCGACGACCGGGTCGCGGCGGCGACACTGACCGGCAGCGTCCGCGCGGGCCGCGCCGTCGCCGAGACGGCCGGGAACAACCTCAAACCCTCCGTGCTCGAACTCGGGGGGAGCGACCCCTTCGTCGTTCTCGACGACGCGCACCTCGACCGGGCGTGCGAGGTGGCCGCGCAGGCCCGCGTGAACAACAACGGGCAGGCCTGCATCGCCGCCAAGCGGTTCATCGTCCACGAGGACGTCTACGAGGAGTTCCGCGACGGCCTCGTCCGCGAGATGGAGTCGCTGACGGTCGGCGACCCGGCGGATGAGGACACCGACGTCGGTCCCATCGCCCGCGCGGACCTCCTCGACACCTTGGAGACGCAGGTGCGAGAGACGGTGGACGCCGGCGCGACGGTGCTCACCGGGGGCGAGGCGCTGGACCGCGAGGGCTACTTCTTCGAACCGACGGTGCTGGAGGAGATTCCGGACGACAGCCCCGCCGCCTGCGACGAACTGTTCGGCCCCGTCGCCTCCCTGTTCCGCGTCGAGAGCGAGGAAGCGGCGATGGAACTGGCGAACGACACCGACTACGGACTCGGGGCGAGCGTCTGGACCGAGGACCTCGAACGGGGCGAGCGACTCGCCGGCGAGTTCGAGGCGGGCGCGGCGTTCGTCAACGAACTCGTGCAGTCGCACCCGAAACTTCCGTTCGGCGGCGTGAAAAACTCCGGATACGGCCGCGAACTCGCCGCCGACGGCATCCGCGAGTTCACGAACAAGAAGACGGTGTGGGTGTCGCCCGCCGACGGCCTCGACGGCTAA